The Dokdonia sp. 4H-3-7-5 genomic interval GTAAACGAAGGCTACTTGAACGTAGCATTACGTGTGCTTGCATCTCAAGGATGGATTGAGCAATCTTTGAATAATGAGGATAATGAAGTGGTTTATAAGGTAAACGAATTATCTCCAATTGCTTTTGCACTGTTTCCACTATATGAAGATGTGACTGCATTGCAAAAGCTTTCTGAGAATTACCATTTCAGAAAATTTGAGGCAGCTCCATTTAAGAAACTCCAAGATATTTTTGAGAAATACAAAGACGCTTATGGCCTCAATTTATCTTCAAATACTCAAGAACGCGAAATTCAAGAGCAGATACTTGCGCATATAGAAGGAAATATTCTAGGCCCAACGCTTGTGCACTTATCAATGAATGGTGCCTTTCATAAATACTTTATGCAAGCCAGCTTTAAGCCTGAAGAGTTTCATGCAGACGGAGAAAACTTTAAAAAGCTTCTTGACATACTCTCGTATTTTGAACTTTTTAATAAGAAAGGACAGACGTATCAGTTTACAGACAAAGGACTATTCTTTGCAAAAAGAGCAAGCTCTTACGGAGTGACTGTATCGTACATACCAACATTACGCAAACTTGATAATCTTATTTTTGGCGATGCATTGAGTGCAAAAAACCATGGCGATGGCGAACAAGAAGGCCATGTAGACAGAGCTATGAACGTCTGGGGAAGTGGTGGTGCACATGCTACCTATTTCAAAGTGGTAGATACCATCATCTTAGATATTTTTAATAAACCACTAGATGAACAACCTAAAGGTATTCTCGATATGGGCTGTGGTAATGGTGCATTTTTAATTCACCTTTACAACCTCATCGAGCGTCATACTCTACGAGGTAAACATCTAGATGAATACCCACTCATACTAGTAGGAGCAGACTACAACCAAGCTGCCATAGATATTACTAAGCAAAATGTAATACAATCTGAAATCTGGGCAAAAGTAATGTGGGGAGATATAGGTGATCCAGAAAGACTGGCGACAGATTTACAAGAGGAGTATGATATCACGCTAGGCGATTTATTAAATGTACGCTCCTTCTTAGACCACAATCGTGTATGGAAAGCACCAGAGAAAAAGCTTGAGCATGCAAGCACCTCAACGGGAGCATTTTCATATGAAGGGAAACGACTATCTAACAATGACGTGGAGGCATCTCTTGCAGCTCACTTTAGTAAGTGGTCACCTTACGTAGGGAAACATGGGTTATTACTTATAGAACTACACAGTATTCCTCCAGCAGTAGCCGCTCGTAATATAGGACGCACAGCAGTTACGGCTTATGATGCTACACATGGATATTCTGATCAATATATTGTAGAAGTGCCAGTCTTTCATGATACCCTTGCCGCTATTGGAATGAAAAGAGATGAAACCTTAAGTGCTAAGTTTCCAAATACAGAAGCAGCTACGGTAACGGTGAATCTTTTTAGACAATAGTTTCTTTTATCTTTGCAGCCTATGGAAGAGAAAAAAGCACAACCTAACAATCCGCTGCACGGTGTAAAGCTTGCAGATATACTTGAATTTCTAGTTGAAAAATATGGCTGGAAAGAAATGAGTTTGCAGGTAGATATTAATTGTTTTAAAAAGGATCCTACCATAAAATCTAGCTTAAAGTTTTTAAGAAGAACTCCATGGGCAAGAGAGAAAGTAGAGTATTTATACTTACAGTCTATATAAAGAAATAGCGCACTGCTTTACACAGTGCGCTATTAATCATCCACAAAAAAAACACTACTCTTAAACAGCAGTTTGCACACCTGCATACTGCTCTATAAATCGCACCATTAGATCATTAAGCTTTTCTACTTTAAAACTTTCTGTAGTGGCTTCTATGTGATCATTTCCTATACCACTGTCGTCAGTTAAGAACACATATGTTGCACTAGTTGACACACTAAAGGATCTCATTAAAAACTCTACTTCCTTATTTGCTCCACTGGCAACTACTGGAA includes:
- a CDS encoding VF530 family DNA-binding protein; its protein translation is MEEKKAQPNNPLHGVKLADILEFLVEKYGWKEMSLQVDINCFKKDPTIKSSLKFLRRTPWAREKVEYLYLQSI
- a CDS encoding class I SAM-dependent methyltransferase, which gives rise to MVSKTLQTTYRERLFRHLDGIVTAPSAFSLYKNGVTDFILQEKEVSLTTLSNAFTVNEGYLNVALRVLASQGWIEQSLNNEDNEVVYKVNELSPIAFALFPLYEDVTALQKLSENYHFRKFEAAPFKKLQDIFEKYKDAYGLNLSSNTQEREIQEQILAHIEGNILGPTLVHLSMNGAFHKYFMQASFKPEEFHADGENFKKLLDILSYFELFNKKGQTYQFTDKGLFFAKRASSYGVTVSYIPTLRKLDNLIFGDALSAKNHGDGEQEGHVDRAMNVWGSGGAHATYFKVVDTIILDIFNKPLDEQPKGILDMGCGNGAFLIHLYNLIERHTLRGKHLDEYPLILVGADYNQAAIDITKQNVIQSEIWAKVMWGDIGDPERLATDLQEEYDITLGDLLNVRSFLDHNRVWKAPEKKLEHASTSTGAFSYEGKRLSNNDVEASLAAHFSKWSPYVGKHGLLLIELHSIPPAVAARNIGRTAVTAYDATHGYSDQYIVEVPVFHDTLAAIGMKRDETLSAKFPNTEAATVTVNLFRQ